A genomic window from Microcoleus sp. bin38.metabat.b11b12b14.051 includes:
- a CDS encoding Lin0512 family protein, which yields MARKCFIIEMGMGIDQHGQEPTVAAARAVRNAIAHNALLGVWEVAGLTDPNQMIVEVKVAVPYPEQVRHDDVLAVLPFGSKTLIVEQGGMVVPGRAIASLNDKNDEMLIAVAAVTVFVETED from the coding sequence ATGGCACGTAAATGTTTTATCATTGAAATGGGGATGGGTATCGACCAACACGGGCAGGAACCTACGGTGGCGGCGGCTAGGGCTGTACGAAATGCGATCGCCCATAATGCTCTCTTAGGCGTCTGGGAAGTGGCGGGTTTGACTGACCCGAATCAGATGATTGTAGAGGTAAAGGTGGCTGTTCCGTATCCGGAACAAGTGCGACACGACGACGTTTTGGCGGTGCTGCCTTTTGGTAGCAAGACTCTAATTGTGGAACAAGGGGGGATGGTTGTGCCAGGAAGGGCGATCGCCTCTCTGAATGATAAAAATGATGAAATGTTAATCGCTGTGGCGGCTGTGACTGTTTTTGTGGAGACTGAGGACTAA